The following proteins come from a genomic window of Synergistota bacterium:
- a CDS encoding 4Fe-4S binding protein — MAGQFVVRINEKWCKGCGLCVAFCPKNVLIMGDRLKAEVKFQENCIGCRRCEYYCPDLAIIVEEAERVG, encoded by the coding sequence GTGGCTGGGCAATTTGTGGTTAGGATAAATGAGAAGTGGTGTAAGGGATGTGGTTTGTGTGTAGCTTTTTGTCCTAAGAACGTGCTTATTATGGGGGATAGACTAAAGGCAGAGGTAAAGTTTCAGGAAAATTGTATAGGCTGTAGAAGATGTGAGTATTATTGTCCTGATTTGGCTATAATAGTTGAGGAGGCGGAGAGGGTTGGGTAA
- a CDS encoding DUF4340 domain-containing protein, with product MKMRRSTFILSIILASLLFYIFVIDVPSERRKREESKFIPWPEEEVVAFELKVDSKNLNARVVRTGKDSWEITSPVNTLADDFTISLMFSSIKDATKEKVADSGDPKDYGLDKPEVVFKVENKKGEKVTFLLGKENPITAERYLMVEGDKAIYLIGSYVFKQIDQSLYSLRKKDLIPENTIAIQEFSLSYLRPAREFSFKRGEQSLWNITSPVNVPISQDKVTDVLWDVVEGKAEEIIDNPKDLKEYGLDSPQLIVKLKTEKGKEYEVLYSWSKDERTLWGMLKGGVSVYKFGKHIPKTLRVTSINDLLDKRPLRGSYYSLNFIEIEYPNGNKVSIKEEGGKWTGTENADSIARELCDIEAEKIVYNGELPPDVKPVLKVIAKDALKEVKVEYYEGIDSGWAKDLDYPIVYKLGKLLEELLPNLAKK from the coding sequence ATGAAGATGAGAAGGAGTACTTTTATTCTTTCGATAATCCTTGCTTCTCTTTTATTTTACATATTTGTTATAGATGTTCCATCAGAAAGGAGAAAAAGGGAAGAGTCTAAGTTTATTCCCTGGCCTGAGGAGGAGGTAGTAGCCTTTGAGCTTAAAGTTGACTCAAAGAATCTAAATGCAAGGGTGGTAAGAACGGGAAAAGATTCATGGGAGATAACTTCTCCTGTTAATACATTGGCAGACGACTTTACGATCAGTCTGATGTTTTCTTCCATTAAGGATGCTACTAAAGAAAAAGTAGCTGATTCTGGTGATCCTAAAGATTATGGTCTTGATAAACCTGAGGTAGTGTTTAAGGTTGAAAATAAAAAGGGAGAAAAGGTGACCTTTTTATTAGGGAAGGAAAATCCAATCACTGCTGAAAGGTATTTAATGGTTGAAGGGGACAAGGCTATTTATCTTATTGGCTCCTACGTTTTTAAACAAATTGATCAAAGTCTTTACTCTCTCCGCAAAAAAGACCTTATTCCTGAGAATACCATAGCTATTCAGGAATTTTCTTTGTCTTATCTTAGGCCTGCTAGAGAGTTTTCCTTCAAAAGGGGTGAGCAAAGCCTTTGGAATATTACATCTCCTGTAAATGTTCCTATAAGTCAGGATAAGGTTACTGATGTACTTTGGGATGTAGTTGAGGGAAAAGCTGAGGAGATAATAGATAACCCTAAGGATCTGAAAGAATATGGGTTAGACTCTCCCCAACTTATAGTTAAACTTAAAACTGAGAAGGGTAAAGAATATGAAGTCCTTTACTCCTGGTCTAAGGATGAAAGGACCCTTTGGGGAATGCTTAAGGGTGGTGTAAGTGTATATAAATTTGGGAAGCATATTCCTAAGACTTTGAGGGTAACCTCTATAAATGATTTGCTTGATAAAAGACCTCTGAGGGGTAGCTATTATTCTCTTAACTTTATAGAGATAGAGTATCCAAATGGCAATAAAGTTTCGATAAAGGAAGAGGGTGGAAAGTGGACTGGTACCGAAAATGCAGATAGCATAGCAAGGGAGCTTTGCGATATAGAAGCTGAAAAGATTGTTTATAATGGAGAGCTTCCACCTGACGTAAAGCCGGTTCTTAAAGTGATTGCGAAAGATGCTCTTAAGGAAGTTAAAGTGGAATACTATGAGGGTATTGATAGTGGTTGGGCTAAGGATTTAGATTATCCTATAGTTTATAAGCTAGGTAAGCTTTTGGAAGAGCTTCTTCCAAATCTTGCTAAGAAGTAA
- a CDS encoding Gldg family protein has protein sequence MTEKRTLIINFILLVCILVAINYIVDKHYHRWDLTMWRENTLDEKTLEVLRQVKDKIEIYAFPARDDVDRFKTLLDTYKYYCPKIVYSIIDASKQPLEAKKYGIDFYGQAVVVQGDRQVKVDYFDEENITNAIIKVQMIGERVVYFVTGHGEPSLDDASDQGITALRDALKGKGFTPKALNLLSTTKVPPDALCVILIGPQREPLGVELNALTEYFRSGGRILVALEYDSPKIWKTWCLENFEVFVHDGVIIDPLAKAFGANALTPVIVNYPYTKVLSDFNLATFFPLATALSKEKGRLSEDKLFEAGASSWLEMDIKPDTTVVEFDEGKDIKGPLTLAYLVRDTQREGEAIVIGDSDFLRNANFRISGNGDLAQRFTFYLAKEIKLVDIPIMKGKYTAFMIPSWLGNLSLWLSLVIVPGVLFLLGGMAWIIRRRL, from the coding sequence ATGACAGAGAAAAGAACTCTAATAATAAATTTCATACTTTTGGTTTGTATTTTAGTTGCAATAAATTATATTGTTGATAAGCACTATCATAGATGGGATTTAACTATGTGGAGAGAAAATACGTTAGATGAAAAGACCTTAGAGGTTCTTCGTCAAGTTAAAGATAAAATAGAAATTTATGCTTTTCCTGCGAGAGATGATGTAGATAGATTTAAGACTCTTCTTGATACCTATAAGTATTATTGCCCTAAAATAGTTTACTCTATAATAGATGCTAGCAAGCAACCCCTTGAGGCTAAGAAGTACGGTATAGATTTCTATGGCCAAGCTGTAGTGGTTCAAGGTGACAGGCAAGTTAAGGTAGATTATTTTGATGAGGAGAACATCACTAATGCCATAATAAAAGTTCAGATGATAGGAGAGAGGGTTGTTTACTTTGTTACTGGGCATGGAGAGCCTTCTCTTGATGATGCTTCTGACCAAGGCATAACTGCTCTAAGGGATGCTCTTAAGGGGAAAGGATTTACACCAAAGGCTCTTAACTTGCTCTCAACTACTAAAGTTCCTCCTGATGCCTTATGTGTAATTTTAATTGGCCCTCAAAGGGAACCTTTGGGGGTGGAGCTTAATGCTCTTACCGAATACTTTAGAAGTGGGGGGAGAATCCTCGTAGCTTTAGAGTATGATTCTCCAAAGATATGGAAAACATGGTGTTTGGAAAACTTTGAGGTTTTTGTCCATGATGGAGTAATTATTGATCCTTTGGCTAAGGCTTTTGGAGCAAATGCTTTAACTCCAGTAATTGTCAATTATCCCTATACTAAGGTTCTTTCAGATTTTAATTTGGCTACCTTTTTCCCGCTTGCTACTGCTTTAAGTAAGGAAAAAGGCAGGCTTAGCGAGGATAAATTGTTCGAGGCCGGCGCTTCAAGTTGGCTTGAGATGGATATTAAACCTGATACAACTGTTGTTGAGTTTGATGAGGGGAAAGATATAAAGGGGCCTTTAACCTTAGCTTATCTAGTTAGAGATACTCAGAGGGAGGGAGAAGCTATAGTAATTGGGGATAGTGACTTCTTGAGAAACGCTAATTTTAGAATATCTGGTAATGGAGATCTAGCACAGAGATTTACGTTTTATCTTGCTAAGGAGATTAAGCTTGTTGACATACCTATCATGAAGGGTAAGTACACCGCCTTCATGATTCCCTCATGGCTTGGTAACCTTAGTTTATGGCTTTCACTTGTCATAGTTCCTGGAGTTCTGTTTCTTCTGGGAGGAATGGCTTGGATCATAAGGAGGAGATTGTGA
- a CDS encoding ABC transporter permease, whose translation MKMILSIFRKDLKIYLLSPLAYTVVGAFLLVVGYFYINVLAYYMLQVSRWGGYGLNSTKFILYPLFQNILFLLIFLVPVLTMRSFPEEEAAGTFELLLTSPITEFQIVMGKFLASYFIYGIALVIFLYIPFTLSRAGELDIGLIVSGYIGMLLAGAAFFSAGIFAASLTRRQATASMLAFALLILLWFINWAASNVGTTYPVLGGILWRLALFNRVRAFSEGVIDLRNIVFFVSLIVLFLYLSVISLASRRWK comes from the coding sequence ATGAAGATGATACTTTCTATATTTAGAAAAGACCTGAAGATTTATCTTCTTTCTCCATTGGCATATACAGTAGTGGGGGCTTTTCTTCTTGTAGTGGGCTACTTCTATATAAACGTCCTTGCTTACTATATGCTTCAGGTAAGTAGGTGGGGAGGATATGGTCTTAACTCTACGAAGTTTATTCTTTATCCACTCTTTCAGAATATACTGTTTCTGTTGATTTTTCTTGTTCCCGTTTTAACTATGAGGAGCTTTCCAGAGGAGGAAGCCGCTGGGACCTTTGAGCTACTTCTGACTTCTCCTATAACTGAGTTTCAGATAGTTATGGGGAAGTTCCTTGCCTCTTACTTCATCTATGGTATTGCTTTGGTTATCTTCCTTTATATACCTTTTACTCTAAGCAGAGCTGGGGAACTCGATATAGGTTTGATAGTTTCCGGTTATATAGGTATGCTTCTTGCAGGTGCTGCTTTCTTTTCAGCAGGTATATTTGCTGCATCTTTGACTAGGAGGCAAGCCACGGCTTCAATGCTTGCTTTTGCACTTCTTATTTTGTTGTGGTTTATCAACTGGGCCGCTTCAAATGTTGGAACAACTTATCCTGTTTTAGGTGGTATACTTTGGAGGCTTGCTCTATTCAATAGGGTAAGAGCTTTCTCGGAGGGAGTTATCGATCTGAGGAATATAGTTTTCTTTGTTAGTTTGATAGTGCTCTTTCTTTATCTTTCTGTTATTTCTCTTGCCTCAAGGAGGTGGAAGTAA
- a CDS encoding ABC transporter ATP-binding protein: MDVQDLGKEFHGRWVLRDVNFTVREGEILGFLGPNGAGKTTTMRIITGYLPPSVGKVKVAGYDVTENPLEVKRRIGYLPESPPIYRELTVKEYLKFVMEIKDVPRNRRKERLSEVIEYCGLKEVYGRLIGNLSRGYRQRVALAQALISDPDLLILDEPTSGLDAVQIVEIRSLIKSLKGRHTVILSTHILPEVTATCDRVIIISNGRIAAEDTLEGLEARLRPSKKVEVKVARYRDKVSQELSKLPSVISVVPSRDDTILIEYPQSLDLREDIARVVVGLGAGLLELKPVSMTLEEVFLQLVTEEEAGRA; encoded by the coding sequence GTGGATGTTCAAGATCTTGGTAAGGAATTTCACGGAAGATGGGTTTTACGCGATGTAAATTTCACTGTAAGGGAGGGGGAGATTTTAGGTTTTCTTGGTCCGAACGGAGCGGGGAAGACGACAACCATGAGGATAATCACCGGTTATCTTCCTCCTTCCGTAGGGAAAGTTAAGGTGGCTGGTTATGATGTAACTGAAAATCCTCTTGAAGTTAAAAGAAGAATAGGATATTTACCTGAAAGCCCACCTATATATAGGGAGCTTACTGTTAAGGAGTATCTTAAGTTTGTGATGGAGATAAAAGATGTTCCAAGAAATAGAAGGAAGGAAAGGCTCTCTGAGGTTATAGAATACTGTGGCCTTAAGGAAGTTTATGGTAGGCTTATAGGAAACCTTTCTCGCGGATATAGGCAAAGGGTTGCGTTAGCTCAGGCACTGATATCAGATCCAGATTTGCTCATACTTGATGAGCCTACAAGTGGACTTGATGCTGTTCAGATAGTTGAGATTAGATCTTTAATTAAGTCTTTGAAGGGGAGACACACGGTAATACTTTCTACTCATATATTGCCTGAGGTAACAGCTACATGCGACAGGGTGATAATAATAAGTAATGGAAGAATCGCTGCTGAGGACACTCTTGAAGGGCTGGAAGCTCGTCTAAGACCATCTAAAAAGGTTGAGGTTAAAGTTGCTCGCTATAGGGATAAAGTTTCTCAAGAGCTTTCTAAACTTCCAAGCGTAATAAGCGTTGTTCCTTCTAGAGATGATACTATTCTTATTGAGTATCCTCAAAGCCTTGACCTTAGAGAGGATATAGCTAGAGTTGTTGTTGGACTTGGTGCCGGTTTACTTGAATTGAAGCCGGTCAGCATGACATTAGAAGAAGTGTTCTTGCAGCTTGTTACTGAAGAGGAGGCGGGAAGGGCATGA
- a CDS encoding adenosine-specific kinase encodes MEIPEGCNIIVGHSHFIKTVEDLYEILITSSPYLKFGIAFCEASGPCLIRYEGNNEELIKVAVENARKLSAGHAFVIMIKDGYPINVLNAIKNCQEVCRIFTATANPLEIIVAQTEQGRGIIGVIDGFPSKGVEEEEDIKKRKKFLREVTKYKRG; translated from the coding sequence ATGGAAATACCTGAAGGGTGTAATATAATAGTTGGGCACAGTCATTTCATTAAAACAGTTGAAGATTTATATGAGATATTAATAACTAGTTCCCCTTATCTTAAATTTGGTATAGCCTTTTGTGAGGCTTCTGGGCCATGTCTTATAAGATACGAAGGGAATAATGAGGAGCTTATTAAAGTTGCAGTGGAGAATGCTAGAAAATTAAGTGCAGGTCATGCCTTCGTTATAATGATTAAGGATGGTTATCCTATCAATGTGCTTAATGCTATTAAAAATTGCCAGGAAGTTTGTAGGATATTCACTGCAACTGCTAACCCTCTTGAGATTATAGTCGCTCAGACGGAGCAGGGAAGGGGTATAATTGGTGTTATTGATGGATTCCCAAGCAAGGGCGTGGAGGAGGAAGAGGATATAAAGAAAAGGAAGAAATTCTTAAGAGAGGTGACGAAGTATAAGAGGGGGTGA
- a CDS encoding isocitrate/isopropylmalate dehydrogenase family protein translates to MRVPVKKERYKVVYIPGDDSGHDVMEACMLVMEKLNPPIDWVRADAGWCMWEKYGDTVPPQTWKALQESDAALLSAITSKPGIKGFKSAVIQIRQKFDLYINLRPFKSLPGVPSHRPDIDIVLFRENTEDLYAGIEWRPLPEELYSLHPDLAKYKGKKDVAGSLRIFSWEGCERIIRAAFNYAREKGRRKVTVVEKPNVVRATGGMFLEVAETVAKDYPEIEWNIENVDATAMWLIKNPQNYDVMVTTNMFGDILSDECAQLVGGMGVVASGNIGDRYALFEPTHGSAPKYAGQYKINPTAMLMTAKMLLEYLDLNDYALKLEKAIISVLEEGRYVTYDILRDKGEDEKKAVSTLRMAEEIANRL, encoded by the coding sequence ATGAGGGTCCCGGTGAAAAAGGAAAGATATAAGGTGGTTTATATACCTGGAGATGACTCTGGTCATGATGTTATGGAGGCTTGTATGCTTGTTATGGAAAAGCTTAACCCGCCTATAGATTGGGTGAGAGCTGATGCTGGGTGGTGCATGTGGGAGAAATATGGAGATACTGTTCCGCCTCAAACTTGGAAGGCACTTCAGGAAAGCGATGCAGCTTTGCTTAGCGCTATAACGAGTAAACCTGGGATTAAGGGATTTAAATCTGCTGTGATTCAGATAAGACAGAAGTTTGATCTTTATATAAACCTAAGACCCTTTAAGTCTCTTCCTGGTGTTCCTTCCCATAGGCCTGACATAGATATAGTCCTTTTTAGAGAAAATACCGAAGATCTTTACGCTGGAATCGAATGGCGTCCTCTGCCTGAGGAGCTTTATTCTCTTCATCCCGACCTAGCTAAATATAAGGGTAAAAAAGATGTTGCTGGTAGTTTAAGGATTTTTTCGTGGGAAGGTTGTGAAAGGATAATAAGGGCAGCTTTCAACTATGCGAGGGAGAAAGGAAGAAGAAAGGTTACTGTAGTGGAAAAGCCTAATGTTGTTAGAGCTACTGGTGGGATGTTTTTGGAGGTGGCGGAAACGGTAGCTAAGGATTATCCTGAGATAGAGTGGAATATAGAAAATGTTGATGCTACTGCTATGTGGCTTATAAAAAATCCACAGAACTATGATGTTATGGTTACAACTAACATGTTTGGAGATATTCTTTCTGATGAATGTGCTCAGCTCGTTGGGGGAATGGGAGTTGTAGCTTCTGGAAACATCGGGGATAGATATGCTCTATTTGAGCCAACACATGGTTCTGCGCCTAAGTATGCTGGACAGTATAAGATAAACCCTACAGCTATGCTTATGACAGCAAAGATGTTGCTTGAGTATCTTGATCTTAATGATTATGCTTTAAAGCTTGAGAAGGCGATTATATCTGTTCTTGAGGAGGGCAGATATGTTACCTATGATATATTAAGGGATAAGGGTGAGGATGAGAAGAAAGCGGTTTCCACCTTAAGGATGGCAGAGGAAATCGCTAATAGGCTTTGA
- the rpmB gene encoding 50S ribosomal protein L28 translates to MAKLCEMCGKKPVTGFKVSHSNRHSKRRWNPNLQEVKAIIGGEVRRVKVCARCLKSGKVVRAI, encoded by the coding sequence ATGGCAAAGCTTTGTGAGATGTGCGGTAAGAAACCTGTTACTGGCTTTAAGGTAAGCCACTCCAACAGACACTCAAAAAGAAGATGGAACCCCAACCTGCAAGAAGTTAAGGCCATAATCGGAGGAGAAGTAAGAAGAGTAAAAGTCTGCGCTAGGTGTCTTAAAAGCGGCAAAGTAGTAAGAGCTATATAA
- a CDS encoding DUF401 family protein, with amino-acid sequence MLDGLKLFAVLVTLIALLFKRVNLSLTMLIGFLLLGLLFNVGVSGFWKALFMTVTDYNVWEVLAVIILVLFLNGLLKDTGTLQRMSNKLSDILGDMRMVIFFPPMIVGFLPMPAGALFTASLTDEIGNKLKAKPSLKHFINYWFRHIWEYSLPLYPSVIFEAAALGVSLAAVISYQWYIVFIAMALGAISSWFRFRRPEDLNGFSFNFKKLLDLLFTTWTVLFVLIGFLAFKINLVLLLLVAVLGEVLSKHLHLKQAIGIFKSSVDFNLIAMVFTIFCFQSMLKVSNAVYVVPNLLKAANVPILFSLFFFPFLISFMTGISTAAVALTFPLLVPLMGDPVNLKLAAWSFVSGYSGHLVSPFHLCLITTKEYYKVRWSEVYLELIPVVFAVLLITLVITII; translated from the coding sequence ATGTTAGATGGATTAAAGCTTTTTGCTGTGCTAGTGACCTTGATAGCCTTGCTTTTTAAAAGGGTTAATTTATCGCTAACCATGTTAATTGGATTTCTGCTATTAGGGCTTTTGTTTAATGTAGGGGTCTCAGGATTTTGGAAAGCTCTTTTTATGACCGTTACAGACTATAATGTTTGGGAAGTACTTGCTGTTATAATACTCGTATTGTTTTTGAACGGGCTTTTAAAGGATACAGGAACCCTTCAAAGGATGAGTAATAAGCTCTCGGACATCCTTGGCGATATGAGAATGGTTATATTCTTTCCACCAATGATAGTTGGGTTTCTTCCCATGCCTGCTGGGGCTCTTTTTACTGCTTCTTTGACTGATGAAATTGGGAATAAGTTAAAAGCCAAACCTTCCTTAAAACATTTTATAAACTACTGGTTTAGGCACATTTGGGAATACTCTCTTCCTCTTTATCCTTCTGTTATTTTTGAAGCTGCTGCCTTGGGCGTTTCTTTAGCGGCTGTTATTTCTTATCAATGGTACATAGTTTTTATAGCGATGGCTTTAGGGGCTATATCAAGCTGGTTTAGATTTCGCAGACCTGAGGATTTAAACGGCTTTTCGTTTAACTTTAAGAAGCTTTTGGACTTACTTTTTACTACCTGGACAGTATTATTCGTTCTTATAGGCTTTTTAGCATTTAAAATAAATTTAGTTTTACTCCTTTTAGTAGCTGTTTTAGGCGAAGTATTAAGCAAGCATCTCCATTTAAAACAAGCTATTGGCATATTTAAATCCTCTGTAGACTTCAACCTTATAGCAATGGTTTTCACGATTTTTTGCTTCCAAAGCATGCTTAAAGTGAGCAATGCGGTTTATGTGGTTCCTAATCTACTTAAGGCGGCTAATGTTCCTATTCTTTTTTCTTTGTTTTTCTTTCCCTTTTTGATTTCTTTTATGACAGGAATAAGCACGGCGGCGGTGGCCCTAACCTTTCCGCTTTTGGTTCCCTTAATGGGAGATCCTGTAAATTTGAAGCTTGCTGCCTGGAGTTTTGTGAGCGGGTATAGCGGCCACCTTGTTTCTCCCTTTCACTTGTGCCTTATAACTACGAAGGAGTATTATAAGGTGAGATGGAGTGAAGTTTATCTTGAACTTATACCTGTAGTTTTCGCCGTGCTACTGATAACGCTAGTTATAACTATTATATAG
- the topA gene encoding type I DNA topoisomerase → MQGRRFLILVESPTKAKTIRKFLGKEYEVKATLGHIKDLPVNSLGVDRDTFHPTWLFLRGKKKLLEEISSREAFFLIATDPDREGERIAFDVWNFLRSKGLSAKRIEFHEITYDAIREAINNPKDVNISRVKSAVSRRILDRLYGYLVSPVLCRGLKLKGLSAGRVQSCALKMIVDREKERERFTPQEWYELRVNLDIDGFPLEAKLWDPREDVPLRLRKEEAESLQKALEGGLLELRSLEFEEHFIPPPPPLKTATLIQKASSFLGLSSSLTMKEAQELFEKGYITYHRTDSLFLSNRAIDMAVSFIRENFGETYIKVRRYETEGTHEAIRPTDVKLIGVSPLYDLIWKTFIASQTSDAKLLKERALFLWKDKCFLALGERILFDGWTKILKRSSRKPLPYLAEGNLFRVNEISIFKRKTQPPPRYKEATLVRELEKKGVGRPSTYANIISTLLKRKYVIKRGGFIIPTKLGVEACSFLERLLGEEFLSPQFTSYMEDSLDKIESNFLEPEGLLRDFYDTLLSKLR, encoded by the coding sequence ATGCAGGGTCGACGCTTCCTGATACTTGTAGAATCTCCAACCAAAGCTAAAACCATTAGAAAATTTTTAGGAAAAGAATATGAGGTTAAAGCAACTTTAGGGCATATTAAAGATCTTCCTGTGAATAGCTTAGGGGTGGATCGTGATACCTTTCATCCCACCTGGCTATTTTTAAGAGGTAAGAAAAAGCTGCTGGAGGAAATATCTTCGCGTGAAGCTTTCTTTCTTATAGCTACTGATCCTGATAGAGAAGGGGAAAGGATAGCTTTTGATGTGTGGAATTTCCTTAGAAGTAAGGGGTTGTCTGCTAAAAGGATAGAGTTTCATGAAATAACATATGATGCCATAAGGGAAGCCATAAATAATCCAAAAGATGTAAATATTTCCCGTGTTAAATCTGCAGTTTCAAGAAGAATTCTTGATAGGCTTTACGGTTATTTGGTTTCTCCTGTTTTATGTAGGGGTCTAAAATTAAAGGGGCTTTCTGCAGGGCGAGTTCAATCTTGTGCTCTTAAAATGATAGTTGATAGAGAGAAAGAGAGGGAAAGGTTTACTCCTCAAGAATGGTATGAGCTTAGGGTGAATCTCGATATCGATGGTTTTCCTCTTGAAGCTAAGCTTTGGGATCCAAGGGAGGATGTTCCTCTTAGGCTTCGTAAGGAGGAAGCTGAGAGCTTACAAAAGGCTTTAGAGGGAGGTCTGTTAGAGCTTCGTTCTCTTGAATTCGAAGAGCATTTTATACCTCCTCCACCTCCTCTTAAGACAGCTACTCTGATTCAGAAAGCCTCTTCCTTCCTCGGGCTTTCTTCTTCCTTAACAATGAAAGAGGCTCAGGAACTATTTGAGAAGGGTTATATAACTTATCATAGAACGGACTCGCTTTTTCTCAGCAATAGGGCTATAGATATGGCTGTTTCCTTTATCAGGGAAAACTTTGGTGAAACTTACATTAAAGTTAGAAGGTATGAAACGGAAGGAACTCATGAGGCTATAAGGCCAACAGATGTAAAGCTAATAGGCGTATCTCCTTTGTATGATTTAATATGGAAGACTTTCATTGCCTCTCAAACTTCTGATGCAAAACTTCTTAAGGAAAGGGCTCTGTTTTTATGGAAGGATAAGTGTTTTCTTGCCTTGGGTGAAAGGATTCTTTTTGATGGCTGGACTAAAATCTTGAAAAGAAGTAGCAGGAAGCCTCTTCCTTACCTTGCTGAGGGGAATTTGTTCAGGGTGAATGAGATATCGATCTTTAAGAGGAAAACTCAGCCTCCTCCAAGGTATAAGGAAGCGACCTTGGTTAGAGAGCTTGAGAAAAAAGGGGTGGGGAGACCCTCAACTTACGCTAATATAATTTCTACTCTTTTAAAGAGAAAGTATGTTATTAAAAGAGGGGGGTTTATTATTCCTACCAAGCTTGGGGTTGAAGCTTGTTCTTTCCTTGAGAGGCTCCTTGGTGAGGAATTTCTTTCACCACAATTTACCTCTTACATGGAGGACTCCTTAGATAAGATAGAGTCGAATTTTCTTGAGCCCGAGGGGTTGTTGAGGGATTTTTATGATACTTTATTATCAAAGCTAAGATAG
- the larA gene encoding nickel-dependent lactate racemase — protein MELKLGKGSVDLPLDGYETIFPKELPPLENLKSKVKEALYSLEERLSNAKKISIIVSDITRPVPTKLFFKEIWEMLREKKAFAVFGLGTHREQTPHEARELLGGDYPYINHDVNRCRFVGRTSYGTEVEVLEEVLDSDLIIATGNIEYHYFAGYTGGAKAILPGVSSIKTIAQNHSLMLDPSCVPGSMDGAVRKDMDEAGALLSEKTYLFNVVLNTKKEIVGIFSGDLFEAHRKGTYLVDSMYKVKASLADMVVASCGGFPKDINLYQAHKALENAALAVKDGGIIILLADCLEGVGHEKMESWLVSAKTLDEPIERLRKEGFQLGPHKVMRIALIRKKARVFLVSKSLPDDFAPTFFELFRDPKAALDKALAELGSNASVLVMPYAGSTLPDTCRISNQS, from the coding sequence ATGGAGCTAAAGCTGGGGAAAGGAAGCGTTGATCTTCCATTAGATGGTTACGAAACCATTTTCCCAAAGGAACTTCCTCCTTTGGAGAATTTGAAATCGAAGGTCAAGGAAGCTCTTTACTCTTTAGAGGAAAGGCTTAGCAATGCTAAAAAGATCTCTATAATTGTTAGTGACATTACTAGGCCTGTTCCTACGAAGCTTTTCTTCAAAGAGATATGGGAAATGTTGAGAGAGAAAAAGGCTTTTGCGGTATTCGGCCTGGGAACTCATAGAGAGCAAACTCCTCATGAGGCAAGAGAGCTTTTAGGTGGTGATTACCCGTATATTAATCATGACGTGAATAGATGTCGCTTTGTAGGTAGGACAAGCTATGGTACCGAAGTCGAGGTTTTAGAAGAAGTGTTAGATTCTGATTTGATAATAGCTACGGGTAATATTGAATATCACTATTTTGCTGGTTACACCGGTGGTGCTAAGGCAATTCTTCCTGGGGTTTCTTCTATTAAGACTATAGCTCAGAACCATAGTCTAATGCTTGATCCTTCCTGTGTTCCTGGTTCTATGGATGGGGCTGTCAGAAAGGATATGGATGAAGCGGGAGCTTTACTGAGCGAAAAAACTTATCTTTTTAATGTTGTGCTGAATACAAAAAAGGAGATTGTTGGGATTTTCTCTGGAGACCTTTTTGAAGCTCATAGGAAGGGGACTTACCTTGTTGATAGCATGTATAAGGTGAAAGCTAGCCTTGCTGATATGGTGGTGGCTTCTTGCGGTGGTTTTCCAAAAGATATAAATCTTTATCAGGCACATAAGGCGCTTGAAAACGCTGCTTTAGCTGTAAAAGATGGAGGGATAATAATTCTTTTGGCGGATTGCTTAGAAGGTGTTGGGCACGAAAAAATGGAGAGTTGGCTAGTTTCTGCCAAAACGTTAGATGAACCTATAGAAAGGTTAAGAAAAGAAGGCTTTCAACTTGGGCCTCACAAGGTTATGAGAATAGCTCTGATAAGGAAGAAGGCAAGAGTATTCTTAGTTTCGAAATCTTTACCTGATGATTTCGCTCCTACCTTTTTTGAGCTTTTTAGGGATCCTAAAGCTGCTTTAGATAAAGCATTAGCTGAGTTAGGATCAAATGCTTCTGTTTTAGTGATGCCTTATGCAGGGTCGACGCTTCCTGATACTTGTAGAATCTCCAACCAAAGCTAA
- a CDS encoding septum formation initiator family protein, which translates to MIRKWLSYALFIFILSVTSISIIREVRKIILFDQRAYLLRVKISELEAENKNLREKIRLAESGFLLEKIVREELKMAKPGEMIFFFREGGEENGAKAGERKR; encoded by the coding sequence TTGATAAGAAAGTGGCTTTCATATGCTCTTTTTATTTTTATTCTTTCTGTTACTTCCATTTCTATAATTAGAGAGGTAAGAAAGATAATCCTGTTTGATCAGAGGGCATATCTTTTAAGAGTTAAAATTTCTGAACTAGAAGCAGAGAACAAAAATTTGAGAGAAAAAATTCGATTGGCTGAGAGTGGATTTCTTCTTGAAAAGATAGTGAGAGAGGAACTTAAGATGGCCAAACCTGGTGAAATGATATTTTTCTTTAGGGAAGGAGGAGAAGAAAATGGAGCTAAAGCTGGGGAAAGGAAGCGTTGA